The Pseudofrankia inefficax genome window below encodes:
- a CDS encoding FKBP-type peptidyl-prolyl cis-trans isomerase encodes MSLLASVPTGGRGAHARMAFAVPAAAVVLLVAAAAGCSSSTAPDGTAAAPVPSPTVAAVPATVLPVVGNPTNLTVQPAVGAGQGLPPTKLVVKDLVTGTGTPATSSATVTVNYVGVLWNTGKTFDASWTGGQPATFPLDQVIPGFAQGIAGSVSDAVAGMRVGGRREIVIPPALGYGPQGGQGSIKADDTIVFVVDLLDVTAAATGTAPTGATPTSTAAANG; translated from the coding sequence GTGTCCCTGCTTGCGTCCGTGCCCACCGGCGGCCGTGGTGCGCACGCGCGGATGGCCTTCGCCGTGCCGGCGGCGGCCGTGGTGCTGCTCGTCGCCGCGGCCGCGGGATGCAGCTCGAGCACCGCTCCCGACGGCACGGCCGCGGCTCCGGTGCCCTCGCCGACGGTGGCCGCCGTGCCGGCGACCGTGCTGCCGGTGGTCGGCAACCCGACGAACCTGACCGTCCAGCCGGCCGTCGGCGCGGGCCAGGGCCTGCCGCCGACCAAGCTCGTCGTGAAGGACCTGGTCACGGGGACCGGCACCCCGGCGACCTCGTCGGCGACCGTGACGGTCAACTATGTCGGCGTGCTGTGGAACACCGGGAAGACGTTCGACGCCTCCTGGACGGGCGGCCAGCCGGCGACGTTCCCGCTCGACCAGGTCATCCCCGGGTTCGCCCAGGGCATCGCGGGCAGCGTGAGTGACGCCGTGGCTGGCATGCGGGTCGGCGGCCGCCGCGAGATCGTCATCCCGCCGGCGCTCGGCTACGGCCCGCAGGGCGGCCAGGGCTCGATCAAGGCCGACGACACGATCGTCTTCGTCGTCGACCTGCTGGACGTGACCGCCGCGGCCACCGGAACAGCTCCCACCGGCGCCACCCCCACCAGCACGGCCGCGGCCAACGGCTAG
- the pafA gene encoding Pup--protein ligase — MDRRIFGLENEYGVTCVFRGQRRLSPDEVARYLFRRVVSWGRSSNVFLKNGARLYLDVGSHPEYATPECDSVPDLVTHDKAGERILEGLLVEAERRLREEGIAGDIHLFKNNTDSAGNSYGCHENYLVGRHGEFSRLADVLVPFLVSRQILCGAGKVLQTPRGAVYCISQRAEHIWESVSSATTRSRPIINTRDEPHADAERFRRLHVIVGDSNMSETTMLLKLGSTDLVLRMIEAGVVLRDMTLENPIRAIREVSHDMTCQRKIRLANGREVSALDIQREYYSKAVEFVDRRGGDAVAKRVLDLWGRTLLAIETDDLELVAREIDWVTKYVLIERFRARHNESLASPRIAELDLKYHDIHRDRGLYYRMEKAGLVERVTRDLDIFEAKSKPPQTTRARLRGEFIKRAQEKRRDFTVDWVHLKLNDQAQRTVLCKDPFRSVDDRVDKLIASM, encoded by the coding sequence GTGGATCGCCGCATCTTCGGGCTCGAGAACGAGTACGGCGTCACCTGTGTGTTCCGCGGCCAGCGGCGGCTGAGCCCGGACGAGGTGGCGCGGTACCTGTTCCGCCGCGTCGTGTCCTGGGGCCGCAGCTCCAACGTGTTCCTGAAGAACGGGGCTCGTCTCTACCTGGACGTGGGCAGCCATCCCGAGTACGCCACGCCGGAATGCGACTCGGTGCCCGACCTGGTCACTCATGACAAGGCCGGCGAGCGCATCCTCGAAGGCCTGCTGGTGGAGGCCGAGCGGCGGCTGCGCGAGGAGGGCATCGCCGGCGACATCCACCTGTTCAAGAACAACACCGACTCGGCCGGGAACAGCTACGGCTGCCACGAGAACTACCTGGTCGGCCGGCACGGGGAGTTCTCCCGGCTGGCGGACGTGCTGGTGCCGTTCCTGGTGAGCCGCCAGATCCTGTGCGGCGCGGGGAAGGTCCTGCAGACCCCGCGCGGCGCCGTCTACTGCATCTCGCAGCGGGCCGAGCACATCTGGGAGTCCGTGTCGAGCGCGACGACCCGGTCGCGGCCGATCATCAACACCCGGGACGAGCCGCACGCGGACGCCGAGCGGTTCCGCCGGCTGCACGTCATCGTGGGCGACTCGAACATGTCCGAGACGACGATGCTGCTCAAGCTCGGCTCGACGGACCTGGTGCTGCGGATGATCGAGGCCGGGGTCGTGCTGCGGGACATGACGCTGGAGAACCCGATCCGGGCGATCCGCGAGGTCTCCCACGACATGACCTGCCAGCGCAAGATCCGCCTCGCGAACGGCCGCGAGGTCTCCGCGCTGGACATCCAACGGGAGTACTACTCGAAGGCCGTCGAGTTCGTCGACCGCCGCGGCGGCGACGCGGTCGCGAAGCGGGTGCTCGACCTGTGGGGCCGCACCCTGCTGGCGATCGAGACCGACGACCTGGAGCTGGTCGCCCGGGAGATCGACTGGGTGACGAAGTACGTCCTCATCGAGCGGTTCCGGGCGCGGCACAACGAGTCGCTGGCGTCGCCGCGGATCGCCGAGCTGGACCTGAAATACCACGACATCCACCGCGACCGCGGCCTGTACTACCGGATGGAGAAGGCCGGCCTGGTCGAGCGGGTGACCCGTGACCTGGACATCTTCGAGGCGAAGTCGAAGCCGCCGCAGACGACGCGGGCCCGGCTGCGCGGCGAGTTCATCAAGCGGGCGCAGGAGAAGCGCCGCGACTTCACCGTCGACTGGGTGCACCTGAAGCTGAACGACCAGGCCCAGCGGACCGTCCTGTGCAAGGACCCGTTCCGCTCCGTCGACGACCGCGTCGACAAGCTGATCGCCTCCATGTGA
- a CDS encoding dienelactone hydrolase family protein → MSQVPTSAVDLTAADGTPLTACPPAGERHGGVIVIHDARGITPYLRSVCERLAAEGWLAVAPHLYHRQGFAETTRDDSWASAATDMLSLDGTEISADVDSARGYLATSEVGGANTAIIGFCMGGTVALATAARASLAAAVSFYGGAVSTPYWAGVAPLVELAPALRGPWLGLYGDEDALITPAEISALRAAAATSAGPTELISYPGAGHAFHSDDRPAVYRPEAAADAWARALAFLRQHAGIQA, encoded by the coding sequence ATGTCCCAGGTCCCCACCTCAGCCGTCGACCTCACGGCGGCGGACGGCACGCCGCTCACGGCCTGCCCCCCGGCCGGCGAGCGCCACGGCGGCGTCATCGTGATCCACGACGCCCGCGGCATCACCCCGTACCTGCGCTCGGTCTGCGAGCGGCTGGCCGCCGAGGGCTGGCTCGCCGTCGCGCCGCACCTCTACCACCGGCAGGGCTTCGCCGAGACCACTCGGGACGACAGCTGGGCGAGCGCGGCGACCGACATGCTCAGCCTCGACGGCACCGAGATCAGCGCCGACGTCGACTCCGCCCGCGGCTATCTGGCGACCAGCGAGGTCGGCGGGGCCAACACCGCGATCATCGGCTTCTGCATGGGCGGCACCGTCGCGCTCGCCACCGCCGCCCGCGCCTCGCTCGCCGCCGCGGTGTCGTTCTACGGCGGTGCCGTCAGCACGCCGTACTGGGCGGGCGTCGCGCCCCTCGTCGAGCTGGCCCCGGCGCTGCGCGGGCCGTGGCTCGGCCTCTACGGCGACGAGGACGCGCTGATCACCCCGGCCGAGATCAGCGCCCTGCGCGCCGCGGCCGCCACCTCCGCCGGCCCGACCGAGCTGATCTCCTACCCCGGCGCCGGCCACGCCTTCCACAGCGACGACCGCCCGGCCGTCTACCGCCCCGAGGCCGCGGCCGACGCCTGGGCCCGCGCCCTCGCGTTCCTTCGCCAGCACGCGGGCATCCAGGCTTGA
- the prcA gene encoding proteasome subunit alpha has translation MTMPFGGYASPEQWVRDKSEYARKGIARGRSVVIVTYSDGILFVAENPSVTLHKISEVYDRIAFAAVGKYNEFENLRTAGIRLTDMKGYTYDRRDVTGRALANAYAQTLGTIFTESIKPYEVEIVVAEVGSTPESDQIYRLTYDGSIADERGFVAIGGQSEQVNASLREHHTAGEPLAQALRVAVRALGAGTQPGAPGAAAQNGERVLSAGNLEVAVLDRNRPRRQFKRVTGPQLEGLLAETAASA, from the coding sequence GTGACCATGCCGTTCGGCGGCTACGCAAGTCCGGAGCAGTGGGTCCGGGACAAGTCGGAGTACGCCCGCAAGGGCATCGCGCGGGGCCGCAGCGTCGTGATCGTGACGTACTCGGACGGCATCCTGTTCGTGGCCGAGAACCCGTCCGTGACCCTGCACAAGATCAGCGAGGTGTACGACCGGATCGCGTTCGCCGCGGTCGGGAAGTACAACGAGTTCGAGAACCTGCGCACGGCCGGGATCCGGCTGACGGACATGAAGGGCTACACCTACGACCGGCGGGACGTGACCGGCCGGGCGTTGGCGAACGCCTACGCGCAGACCCTCGGCACGATCTTCACCGAGTCGATCAAGCCGTACGAGGTCGAGATCGTGGTGGCCGAGGTCGGCTCGACGCCCGAGTCGGACCAGATCTACCGGCTGACCTATGACGGTTCGATCGCGGACGAGCGGGGTTTCGTCGCGATCGGTGGCCAGTCCGAGCAGGTGAACGCCTCGCTGCGGGAGCACCACACGGCGGGGGAGCCGTTGGCTCAGGCGCTGCGGGTCGCGGTGCGGGCGCTGGGTGCCGGCACGCAGCCGGGGGCGCCGGGCGCCGCGGCGCAGAACGGTGAGCGGGTGCTGTCGGCGGGGAACCTCGAGGTGGCGGTTCTGGACCGCAACCGCCCGCGCCGCCAGTTCAAGCGGGTCACCGGCCCGCAGCTGGAGGGCCTGCTGGCCGAGACGGCGGCGAGCGCCTAG
- the prcB gene encoding proteasome subunit beta, whose translation MPDPSSVAGRLPSVFMRPGTSSFTEFLSLAAPDLLPGNRQQLPGPAIEVAHGTTIVAVTFPGGVIMAGDRRATQGNLIATRDVDKVHHADEYSAVGYAGTAGVGADLIKLFQVELEHYEKIEGDTLSLDAKANRLGFMVKSNLPMALQGLAVVPLFAGYDLDRGVGRIFSYDIAAARSEEQGFHSIGSGSVFAKSALKKTWRADLSEEHAVRISLDALYDAADDDSATGGPDMARRIFPVVAAVTTDGFRRYADDEVGAVVDALVADRLTNPGG comes from the coding sequence GTGCCAGATCCATCTAGCGTGGCCGGACGTCTACCGTCTGTGTTCATGAGGCCGGGAACGTCGTCGTTCACCGAGTTCCTGTCGCTCGCGGCGCCGGACCTGCTGCCGGGCAACCGCCAGCAGCTGCCCGGCCCGGCGATCGAGGTGGCGCACGGGACGACGATCGTGGCGGTGACCTTCCCCGGCGGCGTGATCATGGCCGGTGACCGGCGGGCGACGCAGGGGAACCTGATCGCGACGAGGGACGTGGACAAGGTCCACCACGCCGACGAGTACTCGGCGGTCGGCTATGCCGGCACGGCGGGCGTCGGCGCCGACCTGATCAAGCTGTTCCAGGTCGAGCTCGAGCACTACGAGAAGATCGAGGGTGACACCCTCTCGCTGGACGCGAAGGCGAACCGGCTGGGTTTCATGGTCAAGAGCAACCTGCCGATGGCGCTGCAGGGCCTGGCGGTGGTGCCGTTGTTCGCGGGCTATGACCTCGACCGGGGGGTCGGGCGGATCTTCTCGTATGACATCGCCGCGGCCCGCTCGGAGGAGCAGGGCTTCCACTCGATCGGCTCGGGTTCGGTGTTCGCCAAGAGCGCGTTGAAGAAGACGTGGCGGGCGGACCTGTCCGAGGAACACGCGGTCCGGATCAGCCTGGACGCGCTCTACGATGCCGCGGACGACGACTCGGCGACCGGCGGCCCGGACATGGCCCGCCGGATCTTCCCGGTCGTCGCTGCCGTCACCACCGACGGGTTCCGGCGGTACGCGGACGACGAGGTGGGGGCCGTGGTGGACGCCCTTGTCGCCGACCGGCTGACGAACCCAGGAGGATGA
- a CDS encoding endonuclease VII domain-containing protein, translating into MSRKVCRDCGVEKLLDQFHPHPQMADGRHNYCIECYRRRNRERYHRRKGGDLRDNRRTRPLEPDGYRTCPDCGQRKPASEFAARRRASDGLHTYCRPCNNVRAYASVDRLHGSMRNRNMLVRYGLRSEQVDALIADQGGRCAICREKPAEHVDHDHATGEVRGLLCFTCNVGLGQLRDDLAVICNAALYLLRTLEPLPTGPLPERPTLPSGEPRSAPTGRSAHALRHVERKYGLSERRLAEMLEVQRGVCVICLTGPAEHVDHDHLTGAVRGILCSGCNTGLGSFGDDLDRVYGALNYLLAWDQLLAA; encoded by the coding sequence ATGAGTCGGAAGGTCTGCCGCGACTGCGGCGTCGAGAAGCTGCTCGACCAGTTCCACCCGCACCCGCAGATGGCCGACGGGCGGCACAACTACTGCATCGAGTGCTATCGGCGGCGTAACCGCGAGCGGTACCACCGGAGGAAGGGAGGCGACCTGCGGGACAACCGGCGGACTCGTCCGTTGGAGCCTGACGGCTACCGGACCTGCCCGGACTGCGGGCAGCGCAAGCCGGCCTCGGAGTTTGCCGCGAGGCGGCGGGCGTCCGACGGTTTGCACACCTATTGCCGCCCCTGCAACAACGTCCGCGCGTACGCAAGCGTCGATCGTCTTCACGGTTCGATGCGGAACCGCAACATGCTTGTGCGCTATGGCCTGAGGTCCGAGCAAGTCGATGCCCTGATCGCGGATCAGGGTGGCCGGTGCGCGATCTGTCGGGAGAAGCCCGCTGAGCACGTCGACCACGACCACGCGACCGGTGAGGTCCGCGGGCTCCTCTGCTTCACCTGCAATGTCGGACTTGGTCAGCTCCGGGACGACCTGGCCGTCATCTGCAACGCTGCGTTGTACCTGCTTCGCACGCTAGAGCCCTTGCCGACAGGTCCTCTGCCGGAACGGCCGACGCTGCCGAGCGGCGAGCCGCGTTCGGCTCCGACCGGGCGCAGCGCGCACGCTCTCAGGCATGTCGAACGCAAATACGGCCTGTCTGAGCGGAGGCTGGCCGAGATGCTGGAGGTGCAGCGCGGGGTGTGCGTGATCTGCCTGACGGGCCCGGCGGAACACGTCGACCATGACCACCTGACCGGTGCGGTTCGTGGCATCTTGTGTTCCGGCTGCAACACCGGGCTGGGAAGCTTCGGCGACGACTTGGACCGGGTGTACGGGGCTTTGAACTATCTGTTGGCGTGGGATCAGCTGCTCGCCGCGTGA
- a CDS encoding ubiquitin-like protein Pup, translating to MPSRDSGGQTHGSRRDNETEEAEVEESTGSDLKERHEKLSEDVDSLLDEIDDVLEENAEEFVKGYIQKGGE from the coding sequence ATGCCGAGCAGGGACAGTGGCGGCCAGACCCACGGCAGCCGCCGCGACAACGAGACCGAAGAGGCCGAGGTCGAGGAGAGCACCGGCTCCGACCTCAAGGAGCGCCACGAGAAGCTCTCCGAGGACGTCGACTCCCTCCTCGACGAGATCGACGACGTTCTCGAGGAAAACGCCGAGGAGTTTGTCAAGGGCTACATACAGAAGGGAGGGGAATAA
- the dop gene encoding depupylase/deamidase Dop, producing the protein MSVRRIMGVETEYGVSVPGQPNTNQMLASSLVVNSYANRTASGGSRARWDFEEESPLRDARGFETPREPIVDPSAPANEDDLGLANLILTNGARFYVDHAHPEFSAPEVTNPRDVVLWDKAGERVMAEAARRALQVPGSHPVNLYKNNTDNKGVSYGCHENYLMARSTPFGEIVRHLTPFFVTRQVYCGAGRVGVGVDGRTAGYQISQRADFFEVEVGLETTLKRPIINTRDEPHADPEKYRRLHVIIGDANMSEIATYLKVGTTALVLSMIEDSWFTVDLSVDMPVASLRAISHDPTLRHQVTLRDGRKMTAIQLQMEYLEQARKYVEDRFGADADAQTTDILTRWESVLTRLEQDPMSCARELDWVAKLSIAEGYRTRDNLPWNDPRLQLVDLQYHDVRLDKGLYNRLVARGRMERLLTEDDVTRAMTEPPEDTRAYFRGRCLAKYPQQVAAASWDSVIFDIGRDSLQRVPTLEPLRGTKNHVGTLLDRCRTAAELVDALSGK; encoded by the coding sequence GTGAGCGTTCGCCGGATCATGGGAGTCGAGACCGAGTACGGGGTCTCGGTGCCTGGCCAGCCCAACACCAACCAGATGCTGGCCTCGTCGTTGGTGGTGAACTCCTACGCCAATCGCACGGCCAGCGGCGGCAGCCGGGCCAGATGGGACTTCGAGGAGGAGTCGCCGCTGCGGGACGCCCGGGGCTTCGAGACGCCCCGGGAACCCATCGTCGACCCCAGCGCCCCCGCGAACGAGGACGACCTCGGCCTCGCGAACCTCATCCTGACCAACGGCGCCCGGTTCTACGTCGACCACGCCCACCCCGAGTTCTCCGCCCCCGAGGTCACCAACCCCCGGGACGTCGTGCTGTGGGACAAGGCCGGCGAGCGGGTCATGGCCGAGGCGGCCCGGCGCGCCCTGCAGGTCCCCGGCAGCCACCCGGTCAACCTGTACAAGAACAACACCGACAACAAGGGCGTCTCGTACGGCTGCCACGAGAACTACCTGATGGCCCGCTCCACCCCGTTCGGGGAGATCGTCCGCCACCTGACGCCGTTCTTCGTGACCCGCCAGGTCTACTGCGGTGCCGGCCGCGTCGGCGTCGGCGTCGACGGGCGCACCGCCGGCTACCAGATCTCCCAGCGCGCCGACTTCTTCGAGGTCGAGGTCGGCCTCGAGACGACGCTCAAGCGGCCCATCATCAACACCCGCGACGAGCCGCACGCCGACCCCGAGAAGTACCGCCGGCTGCACGTCATCATCGGCGACGCCAACATGAGCGAGATCGCCACCTACCTCAAGGTCGGCACCACCGCCCTCGTCCTGTCGATGATCGAGGACAGCTGGTTCACCGTCGACCTCTCGGTCGACATGCCGGTCGCCTCGCTGCGCGCGATCTCCCACGACCCAACGCTGCGCCACCAGGTAACCCTGCGCGACGGCCGCAAGATGACCGCCATCCAGCTGCAGATGGAGTACCTGGAGCAGGCCCGCAAGTACGTCGAGGACCGGTTCGGCGCCGACGCGGACGCCCAGACCACCGACATCCTCACCCGCTGGGAGTCGGTCCTGACCCGCCTCGAGCAGGACCCGATGAGCTGCGCCCGCGAGCTCGACTGGGTCGCCAAGCTCTCCATCGCCGAGGGCTACCGGACCAGGGACAACCTGCCCTGGAACGACCCCCGGCTCCAGCTCGTCGACCTCCAGTACCACGACGTCCGCCTCGACAAGGGCCTCTACAACCGCCTCGTCGCCCGCGGCCGGATGGAACGGCTCCTCACCGAGGACGACGTCACCCGGGCCATGACGGAGCCACCCGAGGACACCAGGGCCTACTTCCGCGGCCGCTGCCTCGCCAAGTACCCGCAGCAGGTCGCCGCGGCGAGCTGGGACTCGGTCATCTTCGACATCGGCCGCGACTCCCTGCAGCGCGTCCCGACCCTCGAACCGCTGCGCGGCACCAAGAACCACGTCGGCACTCTGCTCGACCGGTGCCGCACCGCCGCCGAGCTCGTAGACGCCCTCTCCGGCAAGTAA
- the arc gene encoding proteasome ATPase, giving the protein MSGPLSGSGSDESSGRPGDAETARTSAYQKEVHELTTQVAFLEEEVAMLRRRLSESPRQVRVLEERLAELQSDLASASAHNEKLVATLREARDQIVTLKEEVDRLAQPPSGYGIFLHPYDDGTVDVFTQGRKLRVTVSPNVDVDGLRPGQEVMLNEALNVVEIRAYERHGEIVLLKEVLESGDRALVIGHTDEERVVMLAQPLLDGPVRAGDSLLIEPRSGYAFERIPKSEVEELVLEEVPDIGYEQIGGLKGQIEMIRDAVELPFLHKDLFVEHQLKPPKGVLLYGPPGCGKTLIAKAVANSLAKKVEALQGGSSGRAFFLNIKGPELLNKYVGETERQIRLVFQRAREKASEGMPVIVFFDEMDSIFRTRGSGVSSDVENTIVPQLLAEIDGVELLENVIVIGASNREDMIDPAILRPGRLDVKIKVERPDAEAAKDIFAKYVLAELPLHPDDLAENGQNREATVQAMIQRTVERMYSESEDNRFLEVTYANGDKEVLYFKDFNSGAMIENIVARAKKMAVKEFIEGGAKGIRMQHLMQACLDEFKENEDLPNTTNPDDWARISGKKGERIVYIRTLVTGTKGTEAGRSIDTIANTGQYL; this is encoded by the coding sequence GTGTCCGGTCCCCTTTCGGGCTCTGGCTCCGATGAGAGCTCGGGTCGTCCTGGAGACGCCGAAACGGCACGAACGTCGGCGTACCAGAAAGAAGTCCACGAACTCACGACCCAGGTCGCCTTCCTCGAGGAGGAAGTGGCCATGTTGCGACGGCGGCTGTCCGAGTCGCCCCGACAGGTTCGGGTACTCGAGGAACGTCTGGCGGAGCTCCAGTCCGACCTGGCGAGCGCCTCGGCGCACAACGAGAAGCTGGTAGCCACCCTCCGCGAGGCGCGTGACCAGATCGTCACGCTCAAGGAGGAGGTCGACCGGCTGGCCCAGCCGCCGAGCGGGTACGGGATCTTCCTGCACCCGTACGACGACGGCACGGTCGACGTGTTCACCCAGGGCCGAAAGCTCCGGGTGACCGTGTCGCCGAACGTCGACGTCGACGGACTGCGGCCAGGCCAGGAGGTCATGCTCAACGAGGCCCTCAACGTCGTCGAGATACGCGCCTACGAACGGCACGGCGAGATCGTGCTGCTCAAGGAGGTACTCGAGAGCGGAGACCGGGCCCTCGTCATCGGGCACACCGACGAGGAGCGCGTGGTCATGCTGGCCCAGCCGCTGCTCGACGGGCCGGTGCGCGCGGGCGACTCGCTGCTCATCGAGCCGCGATCCGGCTACGCGTTCGAGCGGATCCCCAAGTCCGAGGTCGAGGAGCTCGTCCTCGAAGAGGTCCCCGACATCGGGTACGAGCAGATCGGCGGCCTCAAGGGCCAGATCGAAATGATCAGGGACGCCGTCGAGCTGCCGTTCCTGCACAAGGACCTCTTCGTCGAGCACCAGCTCAAGCCCCCGAAGGGCGTGCTGCTCTACGGCCCGCCCGGCTGCGGCAAGACGCTCATCGCCAAGGCCGTCGCCAACTCCCTCGCCAAGAAGGTCGAGGCGTTGCAGGGCGGCAGCTCGGGCCGGGCGTTCTTCCTCAACATCAAGGGCCCCGAGCTGCTCAACAAGTACGTCGGCGAGACCGAGCGGCAGATCAGGCTGGTCTTCCAGCGGGCGCGCGAGAAGGCGTCCGAGGGCATGCCGGTCATCGTGTTCTTCGACGAGATGGACTCGATCTTCCGCACCCGCGGTTCGGGCGTGTCCTCCGACGTCGAGAACACGATCGTCCCGCAGCTGCTCGCCGAGATCGACGGCGTGGAGCTCCTGGAGAACGTCATCGTCATCGGCGCCTCCAACCGCGAGGACATGATCGACCCGGCGATCCTGCGACCCGGCAGGCTCGACGTGAAGATCAAGGTCGAGCGGCCCGACGCCGAGGCGGCGAAGGACATCTTCGCCAAGTACGTCCTCGCCGAGCTCCCGCTGCACCCGGACGACCTCGCCGAGAACGGCCAGAACCGCGAGGCCACCGTCCAGGCGATGATCCAGCGGACCGTCGAGCGGATGTACTCCGAGAGCGAGGACAACCGCTTCCTCGAGGTCACCTACGCCAACGGCGACAAGGAAGTCCTGTACTTCAAGGACTTCAACTCCGGGGCCATGATCGAGAACATCGTGGCCCGGGCCAAGAAGATGGCCGTCAAGGAGTTCATCGAGGGCGGCGCCAAGGGAATCCGGATGCAGCACCTCATGCAGGCCTGCCTGGACGAGTTCAAGGAGAACGAGGACCTCCCGAACACGACCAACCCTGACGACTGGGCCCGCATCTCGGGCAAGAAGGGCGAGCGGATCGTCTACATCCGCACGCTCGTCACCGGCACCAAGGGCACCGAGGCCGGCCGCTCCATCGACACCATCGCCAACACCGGCCAGTACCTGTAA
- a CDS encoding ferredoxin, producing MVTDDRSGVATPANSSVSGGLRVRVDQAACTGDGLCVTRAPSVFEHDIDGLAYVKTDTGELLTQPGARVIVPLPLLDAVIDAADECPGDCIYVERPDGTLEAGPGS from the coding sequence ATGGTGACAGACGATCGGAGCGGCGTGGCAACTCCAGCGAACTCCAGTGTTTCGGGTGGACTCCGGGTCCGGGTCGACCAGGCCGCGTGCACCGGTGACGGTCTGTGCGTGACGCGTGCGCCGTCCGTGTTCGAGCACGACATCGACGGCCTGGCGTATGTGAAGACCGACACGGGTGAGCTGCTGACGCAGCCCGGCGCCAGGGTGATCGTGCCGCTGCCGCTGCTGGACGCGGTGATCGACGCCGCCGACGAGTGCCCCGGTGACTGCATCTACGTCGAGCGCCCCGACGGCACGCTGGAGGCCGGCCCTGGGTCGTGA
- a CDS encoding SAM-dependent methyltransferase, translating to MDRALDEHPEGAAEPAIPPATGEAARRRGPFTKGDRVQLTDPKGRKHTVVLEPGKQFHTHRGAVAHDELLGQPEGIVVSSTGKTPYLALRPLLADFVLAMPRGAAVVYPKDAAMIVGYADIFPGARVLEAGVGSGALACSLLRAVGERGLLVSYERRDDFAAVAQRNIETFFGGPHPAHRLYVGDLAESTETDMDRVVLDMLAPWEVLPTAAAALVAGGVLCAYVATATQLSRTCEALREHGAFAEPHAFETMLRDWHLDGLAVRPEHRMVGHTGFLVTARRLADGVTAPPRRRRPAKGAHGETDTPSADAVGPEASGQPATDAVDTPTAAPRPAGAEPLDTLAASAPAVIQAAADSDGGGTPATAE from the coding sequence ATCGACCGCGCCCTCGACGAGCACCCGGAGGGGGCGGCCGAGCCGGCCATCCCGCCCGCGACGGGGGAGGCGGCGCGACGGCGGGGGCCGTTCACCAAGGGGGACCGGGTACAGCTCACCGACCCCAAAGGCCGCAAGCACACCGTCGTGCTGGAGCCCGGCAAGCAGTTCCACACCCACCGCGGCGCCGTCGCCCACGACGAGCTCCTCGGCCAGCCCGAGGGCATCGTCGTCAGCTCCACCGGGAAGACCCCGTACCTCGCGCTGCGGCCGCTGCTCGCCGACTTCGTGCTGGCGATGCCGCGCGGCGCCGCCGTCGTCTATCCGAAGGACGCGGCGATGATCGTCGGCTATGCCGACATCTTCCCCGGGGCGCGGGTGCTCGAGGCGGGGGTCGGCTCCGGGGCGCTCGCCTGCTCGCTGCTGCGCGCCGTCGGCGAGCGCGGCCTGCTGGTCTCCTACGAACGGCGGGACGACTTCGCCGCCGTCGCCCAGCGCAACATCGAGACCTTCTTCGGCGGCCCGCACCCCGCCCACCGGCTGTACGTCGGCGACCTCGCCGAGTCGACCGAGACCGACATGGACCGGGTCGTGCTCGACATGCTCGCCCCGTGGGAGGTGCTGCCCACGGCCGCGGCGGCGCTCGTCGCCGGCGGCGTGCTGTGCGCCTACGTCGCCACCGCGACCCAGCTGTCACGCACCTGCGAGGCGCTGCGCGAGCACGGCGCGTTCGCGGAGCCCCACGCCTTCGAGACGATGCTGCGCGACTGGCACCTCGACGGGCTCGCGGTCCGCCCGGAGCACCGGATGGTCGGCCACACCGGCTTCCTGGTCACCGCCCGCAGGCTCGCCGACGGCGTCACCGCGCCGCCGCGGCGGCGGCGTCCCGCCAAGGGCGCCCACGGCGAGACCGACACCCCCAGCGCTGACGCCGTCGGCCCCGAGGCCTCCGGCCAGCCCGCCACGGACGCCGTGGACACGCCGACCGCCGCGCCGCGACCCGCCGGCGCCGAACCGCTCGACACCCTGGCCGCGTCCGCCCCGGCGGTCATCCAGGCCGCCGCGGACTCGGATGGCGGCGGAACACCTGCCACGGCAGAGTAG